A portion of the Leptotrichia sp. OH3620_COT-345 genome contains these proteins:
- a CDS encoding Na/Pi cotransporter family protein, which translates to MKSDIMLNTINYQQIIFTFLGGLGLFLFSIKYMGDGLQLAAGDRLRHILDKYTTSPFLGVLVGIFVTALIQSSSGTSVITIGLVGAGLLSLRQAIGIIMGANIGTTITTFIIGFNITHYALPIIFIGAACLFFTKIKAINNLGRILFGFGGIFFALTLMSGSMQPLKHLPEFKELMVKLSYSPLLGVFIGTAVTMLVQASSATISILQNIYQENLVTLKGALPILFGDNIGTTITAIIAIIGSNTAAKRLAASHVLFNVIGTIIFLIFLTPFTIFIEKMQYFLHLNPKMTIAFAHGSFNTATTILLFPFIGILEFIVVKMIRGNGKEKEYKTKYLDNALLNTPSIALGQVKQEIILMTELVLENLNTSVEYFHTHNEKLEEEVEKSEEGINSIDQEISNYLTVLSTKESLSSKEGEEIGLYLDMCRDVERIGDHAHGIIKDVNYEIKKKMKFSQFAHNEVNSLLSISQKMIENAIEALKTSNKDKAIEVLDLHNKLYAKEKKIRKDHIERMRNQECELRAGLYYIDLISHFTRIGDHTRNMVEKVLENRI; encoded by the coding sequence ATGAAAAGTGATATAATGTTGAATACTATCAATTATCAACAAATAATTTTTACTTTTTTAGGGGGATTGGGGCTTTTCCTATTCAGTATAAAGTATATGGGTGATGGTCTGCAACTGGCGGCAGGGGACAGATTAAGACATATTTTGGATAAATATACGACTTCCCCGTTTTTAGGAGTTCTTGTAGGAATATTTGTAACTGCTTTAATTCAGTCAAGTTCGGGAACTTCAGTTATAACTATAGGATTGGTAGGAGCAGGATTGCTTTCTTTACGACAGGCTATCGGAATTATAATGGGAGCAAATATAGGAACTACAATTACTACTTTTATAATAGGCTTTAACATTACTCACTATGCTCTTCCTATTATATTTATAGGGGCGGCATGCTTATTTTTTACAAAAATAAAAGCTATTAATAATTTAGGACGTATATTATTCGGCTTTGGAGGAATATTTTTCGCCTTAACTCTTATGTCCGGTTCTATGCAACCCTTGAAGCATTTGCCTGAATTTAAAGAACTAATGGTAAAATTAAGTTACAGTCCATTACTTGGTGTATTTATAGGGACTGCAGTAACTATGCTTGTACAGGCTTCAAGTGCTACAATCAGTATATTGCAAAATATTTATCAGGAAAACCTTGTTACTCTGAAAGGAGCGTTACCGATACTTTTCGGAGATAATATAGGAACGACTATAACCGCTATTATAGCTATAATAGGTTCAAATACTGCTGCTAAAAGACTTGCAGCATCCCATGTCCTGTTCAATGTAATAGGAACCATAATTTTTTTAATTTTCCTGACACCGTTTACTATATTTATTGAAAAAATGCAATATTTCCTTCATTTGAATCCTAAAATGACTATTGCTTTTGCACATGGGAGTTTTAATACCGCCACTACTATTCTTCTGTTTCCTTTTATAGGAATACTTGAATTTATAGTAGTCAAAATGATAAGAGGAAATGGAAAGGAAAAGGAATATAAGACAAAATATCTTGATAATGCACTCCTGAACACTCCTTCCATAGCATTAGGACAGGTTAAGCAGGAAATAATATTAATGACTGAGCTTGTACTTGAAAATTTAAATACTTCAGTAGAATATTTTCATACTCATAATGAAAAATTGGAAGAGGAAGTTGAAAAATCCGAAGAAGGTATAAATAGCATTGATCAGGAAATTTCGAATTATTTAACAGTTTTATCAACTAAAGAATCTTTGAGCTCAAAAGAGGGGGAAGAAATAGGACTTTATTTGGATATGTGCAGGGATGTAGAAAGAATAGGAGATCATGCTCATGGAATTATAAAAGATGTAAATTATGAAATAAAGAAAAAAATGAAATTTTCTCAATTTGCTCATAATGAAGTAAACAGTCTATTAAGTATTTCACAAAAAATGATTGAAAATGCAATAGAAGCCCTGAAAACTTCCAATAAAGATAAAGCTATAGAAGTACTTGATTTACACAATAAATTATATGCAAAGGAGAAAAAAATAAGAAAAGATCACATAGAAAGAATGAGAAATCAGGAATGTGAACTTAGAGCAGGACTTTATTATATAGATTTAATTTCTCATTTTACGAGAATAGGAGATCATACAAGAAATATGGTAGAAAAAGTATTAGAAAATAGGATATAA
- the purN gene encoding phosphoribosylglycinamide formyltransferase gives MFEIKTKIAVLVSGSGSNLQAIIENIENRSLNCEISYVIADRDCYAIERAKNYKIRTVVLERKIFGKRLSEEINLLLKNTDEEISYIILAGYLSILSKEFIQDWNKKIINIHPSLLPKYGGRGMYGLKVHKAVLENGEKKSGCTIHYVDSGIDTGKPIMKMEVPVLKNDTPETLQKRVLEKEHILLIEGIKKLISR, from the coding sequence ATGTTTGAAATAAAAACAAAAATTGCAGTCCTTGTATCAGGTTCAGGATCGAATTTGCAGGCAATTATTGAAAATATTGAAAACAGAAGTTTAAATTGTGAAATTTCTTATGTAATAGCGGATAGAGACTGTTATGCCATAGAAAGAGCTAAAAATTATAAAATAAGGACAGTCGTACTTGAAAGAAAAATATTCGGAAAAAGACTTTCAGAAGAAATAAATCTGCTTCTAAAAAATACTGATGAAGAAATTTCATATATTATCCTGGCAGGGTATTTATCCATATTGTCGAAAGAATTTATTCAAGACTGGAATAAGAAAATAATTAATATTCATCCGTCTTTACTTCCTAAATACGGAGGAAGAGGAATGTACGGATTAAAAGTTCATAAAGCTGTTTTGGAAAATGGTGAAAAGAAAAGCGGCTGTACTATTCATTATGTAGACAGCGGGATAGATACAGGAAAACCTATAATGAAAATGGAAGTTCCTGTTTTGAAAAATGATACTCCTGAAACGCTTCAAAAAAGAGTTCTTGAAAAAGAACATATATTACTTATAGAAGGAATTAAAAAACTGATTTCGCGATAA
- the purF gene encoding amidophosphoribosyltransferase — MGSVKSADKIEEGGIFALYSKEVRNDLVGLAYYGMYALQHRGQESAGFSIFDTVSDNRIRQKTVKNKGLVADVFSLEELQNYKGNILVGHLKYSTEGGASRHSYQPLRGESLLGKVSIVHNGNLLNTEMLKRELMENGSLFQTKTDTEIILKLLGKNAKYGYKKAILNALKKLEGAFALAIIINNKLIGIRDPLGIRPLCLGKTGDGIYVLSSESCALDAIGANFVRDIEPGELVIMDENGLDSIKYDNRDKKYYSSFEYIYFARPDSVIDGLSVYNVRHESGRLLYEQNPIEADLVIGVPDSGVPAAIGYSEASGIPYGSALIKNKYIGRTFILPTQELREKAVRVKLNPMKSLIEGKKVVVVDDSLVRGTTSKILIKILFDAGAKEVHFRSASPVVINESYFGVNIAGKELIGNRLSVEGIRNEIGATSLDYLSYRNMKKALQNRDVNLDSFKKDEE, encoded by the coding sequence ATGGGAAGTGTCAAAAGTGCAGATAAAATTGAAGAAGGAGGAATATTTGCTTTATACTCAAAAGAAGTAAGAAATGATCTTGTAGGACTGGCATATTACGGAATGTATGCTCTTCAACATAGAGGACAGGAAAGTGCAGGCTTTAGCATATTTGACACTGTATCAGACAACAGAATAAGACAGAAGACAGTCAAAAATAAAGGTCTTGTAGCAGATGTCTTTTCTTTAGAAGAACTGCAAAATTACAAAGGAAACATACTTGTAGGGCATTTAAAATATTCTACTGAAGGAGGAGCATCAAGACACAGTTACCAGCCTTTGAGAGGAGAATCTCTTTTAGGAAAAGTGTCTATAGTTCATAACGGAAATTTACTGAATACTGAAATGTTAAAACGGGAACTTATGGAAAACGGCTCATTGTTTCAAACTAAGACCGATACTGAAATTATATTGAAACTGTTGGGAAAAAATGCAAAATACGGGTATAAGAAAGCAATTTTAAATGCACTGAAAAAGCTTGAAGGAGCATTTGCCTTAGCAATAATAATAAATAATAAATTAATAGGTATACGCGATCCTTTAGGTATAAGACCTCTCTGCCTTGGAAAAACAGGTGACGGAATTTATGTCCTTTCATCCGAATCATGTGCATTGGATGCAATTGGTGCAAATTTTGTCAGAGATATAGAACCGGGAGAACTTGTAATAATGGATGAAAACGGTTTAGACTCTATAAAATATGATAATAGAGATAAAAAATATTATTCATCTTTTGAATATATTTATTTTGCAAGACCTGACAGTGTAATTGACGGTTTAAGTGTTTATAATGTGAGACATGAATCCGGCAGACTTTTATATGAACAGAATCCCATAGAAGCGGATTTGGTTATAGGAGTTCCTGATTCAGGAGTGCCTGCGGCAATAGGATATTCGGAAGCAAGCGGTATACCTTACGGATCTGCACTTATAAAAAATAAATATATAGGAAGAACATTTATACTTCCTACTCAGGAATTGAGGGAAAAAGCGGTGAGAGTAAAATTAAATCCGATGAAAAGTCTTATAGAAGGTAAAAAAGTGGTAGTAGTAGATGATTCACTTGTGAGGGGAACAACATCAAAAATTCTTATTAAAATACTTTTTGATGCAGGAGCAAAAGAAGTACATTTCAGGTCGGCTTCTCCTGTAGTAATAAATGAATCTTACTTTGGAGTAAATATTGCGGGTAAAGAGCTCATAGGAAACAGACTTTCAGTTGAAGGAATAAGAAATGAAATAGGAGCAACTTCACTGGATTATCTTTCATATAGAAATATGAAAAAGGCTCTTCAAAATAGAGATGTGAACTTAGACAGTTTTAAAAAAGATGAAGAATAA
- the purM gene encoding phosphoribosylformylglycinamidine cyclo-ligase: MSISYKDAGVSKEEGYKTVEKIKDKVRSTYNSNVMNELGSFGALYKLGEYKKPVLVSGTDGVGTKLKVAFEMGKYDTVGIDCVAMCVNDILCHGAKPLFFLDYLACGKLDSDISSEIIKGVVDGCLQAGAALIGGETAEMPGFYSDGEYDIAGFSVGVVEEERIVNSSDVKDGDIIIALSSNGAHSNGFSLLRKLFTDFNAEYEGKSIGEWLLAPTRIYVKSVQKVMKKVKIKGMAHITGGGIIENIPRTIPDGLCANIEKKKINIHKLFRHEIFKKIVEDEMWGTFNMGVGFIVIVDRNDVGTVINILSDSGENAYEVGYISKGEQKLCLK, translated from the coding sequence ATGTCTATATCATATAAAGATGCGGGTGTCAGCAAAGAAGAAGGGTATAAGACAGTGGAAAAAATAAAAGACAAAGTCAGAAGTACATACAACAGTAATGTTATGAATGAACTTGGCAGTTTCGGAGCATTGTATAAATTAGGAGAATATAAAAAGCCGGTACTTGTTTCAGGAACTGACGGAGTGGGAACAAAACTGAAAGTTGCATTTGAAATGGGGAAATACGATACTGTAGGAATAGATTGTGTCGCAATGTGTGTAAATGATATTCTATGTCATGGAGCAAAGCCGCTTTTTTTTCTTGACTATCTTGCATGTGGAAAATTGGATTCCGACATATCTTCTGAAATAATCAAGGGAGTTGTAGATGGTTGTTTACAGGCAGGGGCTGCACTTATAGGAGGAGAAACTGCTGAAATGCCGGGGTTTTATTCTGACGGAGAATACGATATTGCAGGATTTTCAGTGGGTGTAGTAGAAGAGGAGAGAATAGTGAACAGTTCAGATGTAAAAGACGGAGATATTATCATAGCCCTTTCTTCAAACGGAGCTCACAGTAACGGTTTTTCTCTCCTTAGAAAACTGTTTACTGATTTTAATGCTGAATATGAAGGAAAATCAATAGGAGAATGGCTGTTGGCACCTACAAGAATATATGTGAAATCCGTTCAAAAAGTAATGAAAAAGGTCAAAATTAAAGGAATGGCACACATTACAGGTGGAGGAATTATTGAAAATATTCCGAGAACAATTCCTGATGGATTATGTGCAAATATAGAAAAGAAAAAAATTAATATACATAAATTATTCAGACATGAAATATTTAAAAAAATAGTGGAAGATGAAATGTGGGGGACATTTAATATGGGTGTGGGATTTATAGTAATAGTTGATAGAAATGATGTCGGAACGGTTATCAATATTCTTTCTGATAGTGGAGAAAACGCTTATGAAGTAGGATATATAAGTAAGGGAGAACAAAAGTTATGTTTGAAATAA
- the purC gene encoding phosphoribosylaminoimidazolesuccinocarboxamide synthase, which translates to MQKKDFIYEGKAKQVYSTDDENLVIIHYKDNATAGNGEKKGIIKDKGIINNKITSKLFSVLEKKGIKTHFKKMLNERDQLCEKLSIIPLEVIVRNVITGSMAKRTGVADGTIPKIPIFEICYKNDEYGDPLINDYHAVAMELTTFEELAHIYKITSKINELLKKVFDEEGIVLVDFKIEFGKNSKGEILLADEITPDTCRLWDKFTSKKLDKDRFRQDLGGIEEAYLEILNRLEK; encoded by the coding sequence ATGCAGAAAAAAGATTTTATTTATGAGGGAAAAGCAAAACAGGTATATTCTACTGATGATGAAAATTTGGTAATTATACATTATAAAGATAATGCCACGGCGGGAAACGGTGAAAAAAAAGGAATAATCAAAGATAAAGGAATTATAAACAATAAAATTACCTCAAAGTTATTTTCCGTTTTAGAAAAAAAAGGAATAAAAACTCATTTTAAGAAAATGCTTAATGAAAGAGACCAGTTATGTGAAAAGCTGTCCATAATTCCCCTTGAAGTTATAGTAAGAAATGTAATAACAGGGTCAATGGCCAAAAGAACGGGAGTAGCAGACGGCACAATACCCAAAATACCGATATTTGAAATATGCTATAAAAATGACGAGTACGGTGATCCGTTAATAAATGATTATCATGCGGTTGCAATGGAATTAACTACATTTGAAGAATTGGCACATATATATAAAATAACTTCAAAAATTAATGAACTTCTGAAAAAAGTATTTGATGAAGAAGGAATTGTACTTGTTGATTTTAAAATTGAGTTTGGAAAAAACAGTAAAGGAGAAATACTTCTTGCAGATGAAATAACTCCCGATACATGTAGACTATGGGATAAATTTACAAGTAAAAAGCTTGATAAGGATAGATTCCGACAGGATTTAGGAGGAATAGAAGAAGCATATCTGGAAATTTTGAACAGATTGGAAAAATAG
- the purE gene encoding 5-(carboxyamino)imidazole ribonucleotide mutase, translating into MKVAIFFGSKSDIEKMKGTANCLKEFGIEYEAYILSAHRVPERLEEVLEEVQKKGAEIIVAGAGLAAHLPGVIASKTVLPVIGVPLNGAIGGLDALYSIVQMPKSIPVATVGIDNSYNGGMLAVQILSLKYNDIREKLINFRKEMKEKFIKENNIQPFL; encoded by the coding sequence ATGAAAGTAGCAATATTTTTTGGAAGTAAATCTGATATAGAAAAAATGAAAGGGACGGCAAATTGTCTTAAAGAATTCGGAATAGAATACGAAGCTTATATTTTATCGGCTCATCGTGTTCCTGAAAGACTGGAAGAAGTATTAGAGGAGGTTCAAAAAAAAGGAGCTGAAATAATTGTAGCAGGAGCAGGATTGGCAGCACATCTGCCGGGAGTAATAGCTTCAAAAACAGTATTACCTGTTATAGGAGTACCTTTAAATGGAGCAATTGGTGGACTTGATGCACTTTATTCCATTGTACAGATGCCGAAGTCAATTCCTGTAGCAACTGTAGGAATTGATAATTCATATAATGGAGGAATGCTGGCAGTACAGATACTTTCATTAAAATATAATGATATAAGAGAAAAACTGATTAATTTTAGAAAAGAAATGAAAGAAAAATTTATAAAAGAAAATAATATTCAACCTTTTTTGTAA
- a CDS encoding phosphoribosylformylglycinamidine synthase, producing MDCRIFIEKKEDFRVEAQNLFDDLKENLKIENLKNVRILNIYDIFGISENDLKKSEKTVFSEINVDNIYYSLEEALEGNNREIKNILKKNFFGTEFLPGQYDQRADSAIQCLNLLVDNRNNIDIKSGKLIILYGNISDEEMNKIKKYHVNEIESREKDLMILKQPSEEKNNEKVPVYDKFIEKSPEQIENFKKKLELAMTTDDLLFVQKYFKNEEKRNPTETEIKVLDTYWSDHCRHTTFETVITDIKVGEGKYKKIIENTINEYIKSREYIHSDRIDKKPVTLMDLATISGKEGRKNGTLSDLEISDEINACSVYIDVPINGKNQKWILQFKNETHNHPTEIEPFGGASTCIGGAIRDPLSGRTFVYQAVRITGAGNPNEKVEDTIQGKLPQKVITQKAAHGFSSYGNQIGLATTYVNEIYDEGYKAKRMELGLVVGAAPAENIIREKPERGDIVVLLGGRTGRDGIGGATGSSKEHTSESSEKCSAEVQKGNAVIERKMQRLFRNKDVTKLIKKCNDFGAGGVSVAIGELADGLEIDLNKVRVKYEGLNGTELAISESQERMAVVISKKNLEKFIEYAQKENLEAYEVGQITDTDRLVMKYNNEVIVNISREFLNTNGAKSFISAEIENLYILDLKREINGNSLKEKFINNMKELNICSQRGLMETFDSTIGSTTVLMPYGGKYQLTPSDVSVQKISVENGETSLASMVGYGYNPFIAKQIPFHGGAFAVIESMSRIVAAGGNYKNIKFTFQEYFEKLGNDPKKWGKPLSALLGALYIQKKFGLASIGGKDSMSGTFHEISVPPTLVSFAVNTVNSENVISNEFKKEGSRIYLIKTPLDENDLPHLKELKDNFDFITENIENKKIISASVVKHGGIAEALAKMSFGNKIGININIDNIFSESSSCEILIDELFMPYYGTIIIETDEKFDYKNALLIGNTVNNEKITLNTKNGMEEIILEELISEWEKPLENIFPTRKKITTRNKVTHCNKAEYKRLKCIEHENLISRISNNYAKPRVFIPIFPGTNCEYDLERVFNKEGGIAKTQVFNNLSYNSILSSIDNFVKEIDNSQILMFPGGFSAGDEPDGSAKFIVAVLKNEKIKEAIERFLRRDGLILGICNGFQALIKSGLLPYGEIRELDETSPTLTFNAINKHMSKMVMTKVITNNSPWLAEIKENEIHTIPLSHGEGRVIISEEDYRTLYINNQIATKYVDFEGNPSMEIEFNPNGSYYAIEGMLAYKGRIFGKMTHSERTGKNLYKNIIGNTEQNIFRNGIKFFK from the coding sequence ATGGATTGTAGAATTTTTATTGAAAAAAAAGAAGATTTTAGAGTTGAAGCACAAAATTTATTTGATGATTTAAAAGAAAACTTGAAAATTGAAAATCTTAAAAATGTAAGAATTTTAAATATTTATGATATATTCGGCATAAGTGAAAATGATTTGAAAAAAAGTGAAAAAACTGTTTTTTCTGAAATAAATGTCGATAATATATACTATTCTCTTGAAGAAGCATTGGAAGGAAATAATAGGGAAATTAAAAATATTTTGAAAAAAAACTTTTTCGGAACGGAATTTCTTCCCGGTCAGTATGATCAGAGGGCGGATTCTGCTATACAATGTCTAAATTTATTAGTTGATAATAGAAATAATATAGATATAAAAAGTGGAAAACTTATAATTTTATACGGAAATATTTCAGATGAAGAAATGAATAAAATAAAAAAATATCATGTAAATGAAATAGAATCAAGAGAAAAAGATTTAATGATACTTAAACAACCTTCTGAAGAAAAGAATAATGAAAAAGTTCCTGTGTATGATAAATTTATTGAAAAATCACCGGAACAAATAGAGAATTTCAAAAAAAAATTGGAACTTGCAATGACAACAGATGATTTATTATTTGTTCAAAAATATTTCAAAAATGAAGAAAAAAGGAATCCTACAGAAACTGAAATAAAAGTCCTTGATACATACTGGTCGGATCATTGCAGACATACAACTTTCGAAACGGTAATAACTGATATAAAAGTGGGAGAAGGAAAATATAAAAAAATTATAGAAAATACAATAAATGAATATATAAAAAGTAGAGAATATATTCATTCAGACAGAATAGACAAAAAGCCTGTAACATTGATGGATCTGGCAACTATATCAGGAAAGGAAGGAAGAAAAAATGGAACACTTTCCGATTTAGAAATTTCCGATGAAATAAATGCATGCTCAGTTTATATTGATGTTCCGATAAATGGTAAAAATCAAAAATGGATATTACAGTTTAAAAATGAAACTCATAATCATCCTACAGAAATAGAACCTTTTGGAGGAGCATCCACATGTATAGGAGGAGCAATAAGAGATCCTCTTTCAGGCAGGACATTTGTGTATCAGGCTGTAAGGATAACCGGAGCGGGAAATCCTAATGAAAAAGTCGAAGATACAATTCAGGGAAAACTTCCTCAAAAAGTTATCACTCAAAAAGCTGCACACGGTTTTTCTTCTTATGGAAATCAGATAGGTCTTGCAACTACATATGTAAACGAAATATATGATGAGGGTTATAAAGCTAAAAGAATGGAACTGGGACTTGTAGTAGGAGCGGCTCCTGCAGAAAATATAATAAGGGAGAAACCTGAAAGAGGGGATATTGTAGTTTTACTCGGAGGAAGAACGGGAAGAGACGGAATAGGTGGAGCGACAGGTTCTTCAAAAGAACACACTTCGGAATCTTCTGAAAAGTGCAGTGCTGAAGTGCAAAAAGGGAATGCGGTAATTGAAAGAAAAATGCAAAGACTGTTCAGAAATAAAGATGTTACGAAATTAATAAAAAAATGTAATGATTTTGGAGCGGGGGGAGTTTCAGTGGCTATCGGTGAACTTGCTGACGGATTGGAAATTGATTTAAATAAAGTGAGAGTAAAATATGAAGGATTAAATGGAACCGAACTGGCAATTTCCGAATCTCAAGAAAGAATGGCGGTAGTTATTTCAAAAAAAAATCTGGAAAAATTTATTGAATATGCTCAAAAAGAAAATTTGGAAGCATATGAAGTCGGTCAAATAACAGATACCGACAGACTTGTAATGAAGTATAATAATGAAGTTATAGTCAATATTTCAAGGGAATTTTTAAATACAAACGGTGCAAAATCTTTTATAAGTGCAGAAATAGAAAATTTATACATTCTAGATCTGAAAAGAGAAATAAACGGAAATTCTCTCAAGGAAAAGTTTATAAATAATATGAAAGAACTGAATATATGTTCTCAAAGAGGGTTAATGGAAACATTTGATTCTACAATAGGTTCAACTACAGTTTTAATGCCTTATGGAGGAAAATATCAGTTAACTCCGTCTGATGTTTCCGTACAGAAAATTTCTGTAGAAAACGGAGAAACATCGTTAGCCTCCATGGTAGGTTACGGTTACAATCCTTTTATAGCAAAACAGATACCCTTTCATGGAGGTGCTTTTGCAGTAATTGAATCAATGTCAAGAATAGTGGCTGCAGGAGGAAATTATAAAAACATAAAATTTACTTTTCAGGAATATTTTGAAAAACTTGGAAATGATCCTAAAAAATGGGGAAAACCCTTGTCTGCATTATTGGGAGCATTGTATATTCAGAAAAAATTTGGACTGGCTTCAATAGGAGGAAAAGATTCCATGAGCGGGACTTTCCATGAAATATCTGTTCCGCCTACGCTAGTTTCTTTTGCAGTAAATACAGTTAATTCTGAAAATGTTATTTCAAATGAGTTTAAAAAAGAAGGAAGTAGAATATATTTAATAAAAACACCATTAGATGAAAATGATTTACCTCATTTAAAAGAACTGAAAGATAATTTTGACTTTATTACTGAAAATATAGAGAATAAAAAAATAATATCTGCAAGTGTTGTAAAACATGGTGGAATAGCTGAAGCTCTGGCAAAAATGTCTTTTGGAAATAAAATAGGAATAAATATAAACATAGATAATATTTTTTCAGAATCAAGCAGCTGTGAAATCTTAATAGATGAGCTGTTTATGCCTTATTACGGTACAATCATAATTGAAACTGATGAAAAATTTGACTATAAAAATGCTTTATTAATAGGAAATACCGTGAATAATGAAAAAATAACATTAAATACAAAGAACGGAATGGAAGAAATTATACTGGAAGAATTAATTTCTGAATGGGAAAAACCTTTGGAAAATATATTCCCTACAAGGAAAAAAATAACTACGAGAAATAAAGTGACTCACTGTAATAAAGCCGAATATAAAAGGCTGAAATGTATAGAACATGAAAATCTTATAAGCAGAATCTCTAATAATTACGCTAAACCGAGAGTGTTTATCCCCATATTTCCCGGTACAAACTGTGAATATGACTTGGAAAGAGTATTTAATAAAGAAGGGGGGATAGCAAAAACACAAGTATTCAATAATCTTTCCTACAATAGTATACTCAGCTCCATTGATAATTTTGTTAAAGAAATTGATAATTCTCAAATACTTATGTTTCCCGGGGGGTTCAGTGCGGGAGATGAACCTGACGGTTCGGCAAAATTTATTGTTGCAGTTTTGAAAAATGAAAAGATAAAAGAAGCTATTGAGAGATTTTTAAGAAGAGACGGACTGATTTTAGGGATATGTAACGGGTTTCAGGCATTAATAAAATCAGGACTTTTACCGTACGGTGAAATAAGAGAATTGGATGAAACTTCTCCGACACTTACGTTTAATGCTATAAATAAACATATGTCAAAAATGGTAATGACGAAGGTTATAACGAATAATTCTCCATGGCTTGCAGAAATTAAAGAAAACGAAATACATACAATTCCTCTTTCACATGGAGAAGGAAGAGTTATAATAAGTGAGGAAGATTACAGAACATTATATATAAATAACCAGATAGCAACAAAATATGTAGATTTTGAAGGAAATCCGAGTATGGAAATAGAATTTAATCCTAACGGTTCGTATTATGCGATTGAAGGAATGCTGGCATATAAGGGAAGAATATTCGGAAAAATGACACATTCTGAAAGAACTGGGAAAAATCTTTATAAAAATATAATAGGAAACACAGAGCAGAATATATTTAGAAACGGGATAAAATTTTTTAAATAA